Genomic DNA from Triticum dicoccoides isolate Atlit2015 ecotype Zavitan chromosome 4B, WEW_v2.0, whole genome shotgun sequence:
TAAAGTTGCAAGTCGTAACCAATACATCCATAGATGACATATCCATCAATCCAATTATCCAAATGTTAACGAAACCAGAAAACTAGACATAAAGGTCACTCCGGTTTGCTCTATGTGAGATAATCCAGACGAGAGCTGTAACGGAAATTGAGAATGAGACCGTGAAAATCAGGTCCGAAGAAGCAATGACAAAATCGGGCAAGATGCTACTTTTCTAGTGCCATGGAGTATGAGCAGAGGGGCCACTCTGCATTGCCTGGACGGTTCCTTCTTCTTGGCTTGTCTCCACAGCATCTTCATGCTTGCTTCTGTAACAAGAGTGGAAAACATAAGAATCTGAAGACCTAGACAGGGATTCGTCTGAAAACAAATGTGAAGAATTGTCATGGTGGTACCTGATCTGCTGCCGGAAACCTCTAATTCAGTAATGATATCCATGAAGGACGGACAGTTAGATGGAATGGCTTCCCAATATATCTGCATCAGGTTTAATAAGATTAGTAAGATAACTGAATTGAACCCATGAAAATCTCAATAGatctattcaggatatcatcaagaacaatgttCTAGCACATTTATGCTTCATGGAGCAAATAATTACACGATCTTCATCATATAACACAAACACCATTTCCCTGACACtggttaatactccctccgttccaaaatatttgcAGAGGGAGTAATTATCAACTTCTGCTTCAGCCAGAAGTCTAATTGTTCTCTATTTTTAGGAACATATGTGATTTTTCTTTGCATGACTTAAAAATGTTGATATTGTCCTATTGAAAGCTGTCTGGTGCTAAACAACCATGACTGTACCTTGGGTGCATTTCGCTGCAGCCCACCGGAACCCTTTTTCTGTTGGACAACCAGCGAGGCTTGATCTCATCCACCAGCTCGGAGCAGCCGTTGTCCATAAGTGAGCTTACCTGCACAACTGTTTTGTCAAGCCAATGACTACAGCCTGTGCGTACTACAGGCATCAAATATCCCCCTGGTGATTTCTCCAACCTAACCCCCAAAGTATCAAGAACCTATTGCATTCATATGTTATGACAGCAAGAGATGTAATATGTACACACATACACAGATCTGATATTAACATGCAAACAACATTAACAAAGGTAAATCTACATGGGCACACCCATTTCATCAATCCCCTTTTTCCCATTAGTAAGGGCAAAAACTATATGTGTAGCTCTAATGTGATTTTCCATCTTAAGAGTCTGATGCCCTGCATAGAAGTCCATATCAACTTGTTAATGAATGGGGAAAGGAAGGCATAAACTCATAAAATACACAAAGAAATTGAGCTTTTGAAGATTGTTGGCTGGCTAGATTACATAGATCCAAACTGTTTTGAAGCAATAGCTTGGCTTTGTTTTTCCTCCAAGCATCGTGAGAAACAAAAATCCGCAATTTTTAGCATCATATTGTCATCTAGAAATATGTTTGCAGGTCTAAGGTCTAAGCGAACAATATAACTCTTATGAAGATAATGTAAACCCTCGCAAATTCCTTGATTATTTGATAGTGCTCTCTACATGCAGACCCATGCATCTTGAATCTACAAAGAGGAGAAGAACGTTAATTTTTTAAGAAAGGTAAGTCAATCAAGCTTTGAAGATGATAGATAGTAGACAACATACTTGTTACATAGGCATGTAGATTCGCCTAGGTAGGCATGCAACGCAGAGCAATCATTTGCCTTTTTTTTGTATTTTGGTCTTTCCTTGTGAGTCAACACAATATCCAATAGATCATACTATATTTTTGCTCTTATTTTTTATCATGCATGTTGGACAGCTTCATTGCAATTGTTCCATGCCGCACAATTTCTGCAATTACCACAAACCTTATCAACACCGGCTGAAGTTTTAAGATAAACTATGGTTATAAGCATGAGAGTTTCAAGTTATCATACCTCAATGAAGAGAATCTCAATGGACAAAGCGCTATGAAATAATCAAGGGAATTTGTGAGGGTTTGCATTATCTCCACAAGATTCATATTCTCCACTTAGACCTCAAACCTGCAAATATATTGCTTGATGACAACATGGTGCCAAAAATTGCAGATTTTGGTCTCTCAAGATGCTTTGAAGAAAAGCAAAGCCAGGCCTGCTATTACTTCAAAACTGTCAGGATCTATGAAAGCGTTTTGAGCTTTCATCCACTAACACACACTGCAGCTCATTTCTCATGGTTCTGAAAGTTAAACAGGATGAGAAGTATTAGTTATACCCAACTAATCATCATAAATGGCAAAATTACAGACTCTTATGCTCGCATAAAAAACATTGGTACATAGATTTCTCTAGAAAGAAACAAAAAATCATAGATACCCTTTATTAGGATGAAGATGTGAAACACTCTTATGCCCTCATGTAAAACTTTGGTAGATTCATTAGCATAAATATATGTGAGACGGTAAGTCTCTGTAAATTCCGATAAATATTGTCCACACAGACACAAGCAAAGGGAGTATATGTCTACTGACAAATCCACCTCGCCCACCGATACTCAACCTACTGACGCGCTTGACAACATGGATAAGAAATACTGTAAACAGAGATCTACGACGATGGTAAGTAAGCAGTACCAGCACCTTGTAAGTTCAGAAGCTACTACCGATGATATATATGATACGGGAATAGCATATGCATGCAAGAGCGACCCAGAACAAATCATCTGAAGAAACTTTTGCCAAGGGGGGAGGAAGACGGGGATTACCTAGCGGAGGCCTGCTGCCTACGAGCTTCAGATCTGGTGAGGACTCGTGAGGTCGAGAGGGTACTCTTATAAAGGAAAACGGgcctcagatctggatctggcgtcAGAATAAAGATGATATTTACACCCCTGACGATGACTTTAATTATGCGGGAATCCAGCTGGTTGGTCTGCTTTTAACGTACCTGCTGACAAAGTCCACTCTCTACGCACGGACCGAAAGATGCCCACCCTCCCTTCGTTGGAATGGTCACGGCATCCCACGCAGGGTAAAATGTAAACTTTTTTTTTACCGGAAATACAGGTATATGCACTTGATCAAGAGCATCTCTAGATTTTGTTAAAAAAAATCGAGTGTTTTTTTATTAGATGCACAACGATTTGTTATTCTGAAATTTATTCTGAAAAAACGAATATACCAAGGATATCACCTGCACTAACATCTGAGTGATCATGTGACATCCCATTCTCATACGCTCATTGATTTTTttctcgaaacggaggcaaaaaagaaaaaaaaattgccCAGTTAATTTACGGCAAACCGGCAAAAACCATACAAATGGAGGACAAACTAAGAGCATTTTCAACAGCCTTTGTATATTGGGTTGCTAAAACCTTGCTATagcaagaggagagagaaggtttaCAAAGCCAACGTATTTTTTGCTTTCGCAGCCTTTTGTacattggattgctatatttgtacAAAACACAATGACATGTGAGGACAGTTTGCCATACACAGTACACACTAACTTACATTAGATGAATACATATACTCCTACTACCACAACTCGCCACCGTACACGTCCcatacacacacaacacacacgcgTACACGTACACACTCCACGAAAAAAATTCGTGCAACAAAAGTATACAACACAACACACATGCGGCAAGCAAAAAAATCCATGCGAAAATAATAATACATACAACACACGTACACGCGCGCACAGCACACACACGCACATGGCATACATGGCCCACCAGTCATTGAGACAAAAATATAGCTAGGACCACTTTAGGAGGCTTTGTAAAATTATAGCAAGTGGCCTCTCCACTTTGCAAATATACAAGGTCTAGGTGCAAGTATAGCAAGCTTTGTAAAATTATAGCAAGTGGCCTCTCCACTTTGCAAATATACAAGGTCTAGGTGCAAGTATAGCAAGCTTTGTAAAATTATAGCAAGTGGCCTCTCCACTTTGCAAATATACAAGGTCTAGGTGCAAGTATAGCAAGCTTTGCAAAAATTTNNNNNNNNNNNNNNNNNNNNNNNNNNNNNNNNNNNNNNNNNNNNNNNNNNNNNNNNNNNNNNNNNNNNNNNNNNNNNNNNNNNNNNNNNNNNNNNNNNNNNNNNNNNNNNNNNNNNNNNNNNNNNNNNNNNNNNNNNNNNNNNNNNNNNNNNNNNNNNNNNNNNNNNNNNNNNNNNNNNNNNNNNNNNNNNNNNNNNNNNNNNNNNNNNNNNNNNNNNNNNNNNNNNNNNNNNNNNNNNNNNNNNNNNNNNNNNNNNNNNNNNNNNNNNNNNNNNNNNNNNNNNNNNNNNNNNNNNNNNNNNNNNNNNNNNNNNNNNNNNNNNNNNNNNNNNNNNNNNNNNNNNNNNNNNNNNNNNNNNNNNNNNNNNNNNNNNNNNNNNNNNNNNNNNNNNNNNNNGGCACTTATACAAAGGCTGTTGGAGAAGATTTTTGCGCCAAGATTGCTAAAATAGCAAGTGAGTGCAAATATACaaaggctgttggagatgctctaactactCTCATATGGCAAGAAACCCCATAACCGCACATGCGACCCTATCTGACTCTCCGAATGCACAACATCCTCACAAACCCCAGCATTGCTATTACGTAAGAGACACCTGACAAAAACACCTCGACACAAGACATCAGGCACCtcccaacccacaacgacaacccaATCCAAAATGACGGGTCAAGAGATCGAAGGCCATCCATCAAGCAGCCAGAGACGCCTTGCTTATGGCTCCTAGTAGCATGGTAAACTCAGAAATTTTAGTCTCCAAACATCCAATTACACTGTTCAGCATGGTTATGCTATCAGTACCAAATACTAATAACGATGCATTCTTTCATTGCTTGCACTGGAACGAAGCTGAAGTCACTTGTGGATCACCTGATGATCGTCAGGAGCACCCTCATCTTCAATGAACTGGAAATTTGAAGGTGTCAAGCACATAGTACCCAAGATACTTAGGTAGTAGGTACATGCCCTCCACGAGCCCCTTGAGCTGGAGGATCATTCCACGGTTTATGAACTGCCTTCCTCCGCCTTCTCGATGATGTTGTGGATTCTTAGCAAGATACTTTTCGGCCGCTAGATGTCATCTGTTTCCGTCGTCGCACTCGCACGTTGTTCCCCATATTTCTGGCTCAAGGAGATGAAACGGCTGACAAGATCATCTCCACTGTGAGCCTTCAGCGGGAAGCATGAAAATCCACTCAAACAGTTTGGAAAGTGATATAGGAGTAGGTGGCTGAAAGTTAAGTAAACAAAGGATGAAAGGAAGCAACTAGCGATGATGGAAGTTGTGAAACTGATTGGAACCAACTAGCGGCGACTACACACTTTGGGCACATCGAAACGGTCATAGTCAGAAGCGTGAAGTAGTTCCCTTTCACTAGTTTCCCACAAGCTCGTTTCAGAGAAGACTAGTAAACAAGTTTTTAATTAAAAAGGTTTGGTGAAATTTTTTAGGACATAAATATATAGAAAAAAGGAAAACATTTAATCTGATTCTGCAGCAGAACAGGAACCATAAACATCCATAACACAGTTAATGCTACCTAAAACTAAAATCCGGTCTCTCAAGGTGTAAAACAACATTTTAGGCCACTCagctactacctccgtcccaaaatatagacGTTTTTGTAGGCTAGTTTAGCCTACAAAATTGTCTTATATTTTTTTATGGAGGTAGTACATAAGTAAAAGTCATCTGACAGAGAACATACTTAGCAGTCGTCCAGCTCAATTAGGCCTGAATTACGCCTGCGGagcaaacaaaaaaaatcaaatcatTATGAGCCTCAGGCACAAGAAACACATAACTCAATCTGCACAATCCAGATAATCATGTGCTTCCTCCTGGGACGATTAAGCTCAAAACAACCCAAGACATGAGGTTTTGTAAAGATGCTTTTCTAATAAATTATACTCCTACCTATGATAAAGAAAAGGTGATGAAATTGACAGTACACCATCTTTTCACTAATGTAGGACGTTTTGTCAGTTTTAAATTGAACTGCCAAAACGTCCTACATTAGTGAACAGAGGTAGTACTTCTGTGTGGCACATGAGCACATCTACACTCAGCAAGCCCAGCTTGGACCATTTGGTGTTCTATCTCTTGGAGGATAATAGGATGGCGACAATCAAACTCAccaaaaacaatataaattaaTCAAGTCAATGGAGTTGTTGCCAAAAATATTGGTAAAAATCAAACCTTTATACTATCTCAACTTGGTCTTCAGTAACACTAACACTTCGAATGTTGAATTGTGAAAATAAATCACTTTGACCACTGCCATCTTCTTGATTTATATAAAGAGCACTAGATCTAATAAATCAGCATAAAAGCCTGCATAGAATAAGATAGCAACTGAAATGGCTTAATCTGTGAAATTAATTCAAAATAATTTTCTCAACAGAAGGGAACACTTTGAACTGTTCTATCATCGTGTATCCATAACAGTAACCTGATTCCGAGGACATTCAAGCAAGACATCCCACAGTTCAAATTGAGTACCTAAATAAGCTTTAGCAAAATGATGCATGACTTCCAAAAGTATTTCAACATCAAAGGATAAGCCAAATAATCGAATATATGCCAGATGTGTACGTAAATAACTGAACTCAACATTGACCTCTGTAGCTAGAGAACATGCTATCAATAACACAGCAGTGAGATTGCAGTTTAGTTCAATTAGTTGTAAGTCTGTAACCATTTCATCCCATTAATGCAGAAGGCCAATGTAAAGCTAGCTGAGCATTGCTGAACTGATGCTTCTTGGGTGGTTCTTTTACCGAGGAGGTtatatcatgtactccctccgttccaaaatataagtctttgtagggattccactacttggactacataaggagcaaaatgaatgaatctacacttaaaatgcatctatatacatccgtatatggttcatagtggaatctctacaaagacttatatttaggaacggagggagtagaatagaAGAGGTTAAGACCACAGCAAGAAATCTGACTTGCCTCATTTAGCTGAGACATGCTGATCTCACGATGAGTGAAACATACTATGAttataaaacaaaacaaaatgcaGAACTACCGACTTCAATGAATCTACATCCGATGTTCTTCCCATCCATACCTGAACTTATGCTTATCCTGAGTACATCTTTGAATCAATATTCTGAAGCTATATGAGTACGAAGTAGTTTGAGAACATCAATATCTGAAACAATGTatgaatgtactccctccgtaaagaaatataagagcatctaGATCACTAAAGAGTgatgtaaacgctcttatatttctttacggagggagtagtttgaaAACATGTTCAGCATCTGATCTGTTTTTACGACTCCACCAAACTCACAAACCGGAATTATAACCCTAAAAAGTACTTGCAGAACAGGAGTGGCATCAAATTATTTGGTTGTAGCTTTATCTAAATAAATCATACAGCTcttgcataattatacattactcaCTAAAAATAAAGGGAAACTCATGTAATAATTCCAATTTTATTTCTTTGATTGACACATGTACAATAGCACAATTCTTGCTGCTCAATTTACATGCCAGGCAGCAAGAGGAGCTTTTTCATGACAAGTTCACAGTTAAGAAGATTTACACACATTCCCACCAGGGTATTATACAGAAGGAAAGCATTTTCCTTATTGAACATGCAGTATAAGATTCTTAAATCCCAGCTTCGATGAGTTTCATCTGAAGAAGATTTACCATACGTCAGAATGATCCTTCACAAGGCAATGGGCCAACCTTCATGCGTTTCGTCCGTGCAATCGCCTTCAGTTCCTCCGACACCAAGCTCTCCTCGATGACCAAATGGTTCAAACGGGCGGCTCGCTGTGCAAAGAGTTCGACACTGGCCCCTTTAATGGCAGGGCAGCGGGAGATGTCCACAACCTCCACTGTCTGCCCACAGTGCCTAAGCAATGAGAGTAGCGATTCACCGGTAATGCCGCGGCAACCCCTAAACCGGATGTCAATTAGATTCCGGCAAGATGATAGCATGGCTCCAATCTCCTTGTCCTTCAGGGTCTCGTTGTAAGACAGATCAAGCCGGCGGAGGTGGCGCATGCTCTGGCTGAGGAACGTGAGCAGCCCAGGCTCCCGTTCAACTACGTCGCAGCTCACCAGGGCGACTTCTTTGATGCCCGCCCCAATGGCCGTGCGCGCGAGAGAACGGAGCCCGTCCCCCGTGACGAGGACACAGCTTTGAAGGCGAAGCACGGCAAGACTGCCCCGGGTGTCGTGGCCTTGCTCTGCGCCAATTGCAAGGAGGTGGTCATTGTGCAGGTCGAGAGGCAGGCGGAGGTCCAAGGTGTGCAGTGCCGCGCCGCGCCGACGGATGAACTGGAGAAGGGCCTCCCTGCTGCCGCCGTCATACACCAGGAGAGACTTGAGAGCACAGCACCGGTCAGCGGCGATGAGGAGGACGCGGTCGGCGACGGTTCGGCAAGCGCGGAGCTCAAGCTCGAGCAGGCCGGCGAGGCATCCTGAGAAGGCATTCGACGCGGGGCCATCTCCGATGCCGTCGCAAGCGCGCAGCTGCAGCCACCGTAGGCTCCCACAGCGCTGCCATAGCCACCCGAGTCCGTGGTCGCCGGAGCGGATGCCGCACAGCGACAGCCTCTCCAGAGGCAACGCCCCTACGGCGTCGCCCTCGCagctggagtcttcatcggagctggAACCGGCCGAGTCAACGGCAGCAACGGCGGAGTTGACAAAGGCGAAGGATTTGAGGCAGGGCAAGCAGGCGAGCCAACGGAACGACAGGGGGCTGACGGCGGCGAGGTGGAGCGAGGTGAGGCCGGAGAGGGTGACGGAGACGTCGCGCAGCGCAGCGGGCGAGACGGGCGAACCGACCGAGAACCGCAGCGCCGTGAGCCTGGTGGCCGACGGCGAGGCGGACACCGCGAGCAGGAGCGCGTCGGCGTCGTGAGCGGCGGCCGAGGACGCGGAGACGACGGCCAGCGCGGATAGATACGGGTAGCGCGAGAGCAGGTCAGCCAGAGGACCCGCAGCCGCGGAGGCCGATGCTCCGGTGAAGGCCGGCGGCAGGCGGAGGGTGAGGCGGGACGTGGAGGCTCGGAGGAGCGCGACCCAGCGGCGGGAGACGAGGGAGACGGCCGGCCCGGCGGCGGGCGGGAGCAGGCGGAACACCTCCTGCAGCAGGTCGTCGCAGAGCGCGGCGTCCACGTCGCCGCATGCCCCGCCACCGCAGCCGGCGCGGCGgcctccgccgccgcgtcgggggcTTATTGGCGCCGTAGCCAGGGGGAGAACGCGGCCACGCCTCAGCTCATCGGCACGGCGTGCCCAGGTAAAATTTTCCCTCCAGGGGAATTGGGCTGCTCGGCGGCCTCAGGTGGGGATGGGGCTGGGGAAGGTGGGGAGGGGGGTCGCTCTTGTGTGGCCGCCCGCGAGATTAGGTGGGGAAGGAGGGAGATGCCGACAAGCGAGGTGGGGGTATCGTATCGTATCAACATCGGCGGCGTGAGCGTGCGTTGGCTATCCTTCCAAAATGGTTGTGGAGGCGGCTCCGATGGATAAATCACAGGATTCGAGGCTCCATGGAATGCTTTCGTCTCGGCGTTTTCTTTCTTTTTCATGAAACACTTTTTTAATTAGTGTTGCGTAAAGTAAGATTtttgggatggcttacagtgataatttgttttgatcctgctgaaaaacagaaacgtttgcgcgtaggaaaataattttcataatttacAGAAGCGtgtttttgatctgattctttttgcacaagattggtacacaaattaccTAGGCTATCCTAATTTTTagaatatttggagttacagaagtattcgaagtttcagattgctacagactgttccgtttttgacagattctgttttctatgtgttgtttgcttattttgatgaatttatgagtagtatcgggggtatgaaccatagaaaagttggaatgagTAGATATTatatcaatataaataaagaatgagttcacaacagtatcaaaagtggtgattattttcttatactaacggagcttatgcgattttctgttgagttttgtattgtgaagttttcaagttttaggtaaggatttgatggacaatTGAATAAGaaaatggcaagagcctaagcttggggatgctcaaggcatcccaaggtaatattcaaggacaaccaagagcctaagcttggggatgccccggaaggcagtccctctttcgtcttcgtctatcggtaactctacttgaagttatatttttattcatcacatgatatgtgttttgcttggagcgtcttgtatgatttgagtttttgctttttagtttgtcacaatcatccttgctgtacacatcttttgagagggacatgcatgaatcatgatttattagaatattctatgtgctttacttatatcttttgagctagacaattttgctctagtgcttcacttatatctttttagagcacgacagtggttttattttatataaattgttGAACTCTtatgcttcacatatattattttgaaagtctttttaaatagcatggtaatttgctctggttataaatttagtcctaatatgatagtcatccaagaggggtatattaaaaactttcatatagagtgcattgaatactatgagaaatttgatttcttatgattgttttgagatataaagatcatgatattagattcatgctagtgagtaattatgaattagagaaatacttgtgttgaggtttgtgattcccgtagcatgcacgtatggtgaaccgctatgtaacgaagttggagcatgagatatttattgattgtctttcttatgagtggcggtcgaggacgagcgatggtcttttcctaccaatctatcctcctaggagcatgtgtgtagtactttgtttcgataactaatagatttttgcaataaatatgtgagttttttatgactaatgtagagtccatggattatactgttgggtttcgtagtaatttcaaaaaatttcctacgcacacacaggatcatgtgatgcatagcaacgaggggagagtattgtctacgtacccaacgcagaccgactgcgga
This window encodes:
- the LOC119292582 gene encoding F-box/LRR-repeat protein 4-like; protein product: MLNDLFGSVDEEVRKECRRAAQFPWRENFTWARRADELRRGRVLPLATAPISPRRGGGGRRAGCGGGACGDVDAALCDDLLQEVFRLLPPAAGPAVSLVSRRWVALLRASTSRLTLRLPPAFTGASASAAAGPLADLLSRYPYLSALAVVSASSAAAHDADALLLAVSASPSATRLTALRFSVGSPVSPAALRDVSVTLSGLTSLHLAAVSPLSFRWLACLPCLKSFAFVNSAVAAVDSAGSSSDEDSSCEGDAVGALPLERLSLCGIRSGDHGLGWLWQRCGSLRWLQLRACDGIGDGPASNAFSGCLAGLLELELRACRTVADRVLLIAADRCCALKSLLVYDGGSREALLQFIRRRGAALHTLDLRLPLDLHNDHLLAIGAEQGHDTRGSLAVLRLQSCVLVTGDGLRSLARTAIGAGIKEVALVSCDVVEREPGLLTFLSQSMRHLRRLDLSYNETLKDKEIGAMLSSCRNLIDIRFRGCRGITGESLLSLLRHCGQTVEVVDISRCPAIKGASVELFAQRAARLNHLVIEESLVSEELKAIARTKRMKVGPLPCEGSF